From Anoplopoma fimbria isolate UVic2021 breed Golden Eagle Sablefish chromosome 11, Afim_UVic_2022, whole genome shotgun sequence, one genomic window encodes:
- the LOC129099092 gene encoding ornithine decarboxylase-like, whose protein sequence is MEDNAGHAPVNMKGSVVHVLPPENCDIDILDNGRTIRDFMDTKMKELGSAGIEEPFYVANLDSIFEMNLRWRTNLPRVRPFYAVKCNNDAAVLRMMSALDIGFDCASKGEIQLVLSLGVTPDKIIYAHTTKPVSHIKYACTHGVDTMTFDNLDELLKISLCHTKAKLVLRIAVDDVASKVRLSLKFGARLESVGKLLGRAKELGLEVIGVSFHVGSGCTEALAFKEAIADARRVFDMGNMLGIWMRLLDIGGGFSGREDCQAGFEEFSKVINKALDEFFPPDSRVQIIAEPGRYYVDSAFTLAANVIAKRVIADDMNEHSDGENNCPERIMVYYLNDGVYGSLSCLINDAAHTTVEPYLYRVVESSEQRYQSVIWGPTCDSIDKVTDSCWMPELDVGEWLLIDNMGAYSVSLSTDFNGFERAHIYPVVTAETWSTLNLSDIYNLRQ, encoded by the exons ATGGAGGACAATGCGGGCCATG CACCAGTGAATATGAAGGGATCAGTTGTGCATGTTTTGCCCCCTGAGAACtgtgacattgacattttagaCAATGGAAGGACCATCAGAGACTTCATGGACACTAAAATGAAAGAGCTTGGTTCAGCA GGCATTGAAGAGCCATTCTATGTGGCAAATCTGGATAGTATATTTGAAATGAACCTCAGGTGGCGTACCAACTTACCTCGAGTCAGGCCTTTCTATGCAGTGAAGTGCAACAACGATGCAGCGGTTTTGAGGATGATGAGTGCTCTAGACATAGGTTTCGACTGTGCTAGCAAG GGTGAGATCCAGCTGGTCCTGTCCCTCGGAGTGACCCCTGATAAAATCATTTACGCACACACAACCAAACCAGTGTCGCACATCAAATATGCCTGTACGCATGGAGTCGATACGATGACTTTTGATAACTTGGATGAACTCCTAAAAATATCTCTTTGTCACACCAAAGCCAA ATTGGTACTCCGCATCGCAGTGGATGACGTTGCATCCAAGGTAAGACTCAGTTTAAAGTTTGGTGCCAGACTGGAGTCAGTTGGTAAGCTGCTTGGACGTGCTAAAGAGCTGGGCTTGGAGGTCATTGGGGTCAGCTTTCATGTTGGCAGCGGGTGCACTGAAGCTTTGGCGTTCAAGGAAGCCATTGCAGACGCCCGACGTGTCTTTGACATGGGG aatatGTTGGGCATTTGGATGAGGCTCTTGGATATCGGCGGAGGGTTCTCTGGGAGAGAGGACTGTCAAGCTGGATTTGAagag TTTTCAAAAGTCATTAACAAAGCACTGGATGAATTCTTCCCGCCTGACAGTCGGGTCCAGATTATTGCAGAGCCAGGCCGCTACTATGTGGATTCAGCCTTCACACTTGCAGCGAACGTCATTGCTAAAAGAGTTATAGCGGATGACATGAATGAACATAGCG aTGGTGAGAACAACTGCCCTGAAAGAATAATGGTGTACTATCTTAATGATGGAGTGTATGGTTCCCTGAGTTGCCTTATCAATGATGCTGCCCACACCACGGTGGAACCATACCTCTACAGG GTTGTTGAGAGCAGCGAGCAGAGATACCAATCTGTCATCTGGGGACCAACTTGCGACAGCATTGACAAAGTGACCGACAGCTGCTGGATGCCTGAGTTGGATGTGGGAGAATGGCTTCTCATTGACAACATGGGCGCTTACTCTGTCAGTTTGTCCACCGACTTCAACGGCTTTGAAAGAGCACACATTTACCCTGTTGTGACAGCCGAGACATGGAGCACCTTAAACCTCTCTGACATCTACAACCTCCGTCAATGA
- the LOC129099093 gene encoding ornithine decarboxylase-like translates to MFKQIDTGSSCATNITDWSVASLQRALKERIIPFHRTDNKHRPSYYSTSCSQPADDLTTQHNTEAQPTAPAFVQGQEGGEGQGIEEPFYVANLDSIFEMNLRWRTNLPRVRPFYAVKCNNDAAVLRMMSALDIGFDCASKGEIQLVLSLGVTPDKIIYAHTTKPVSHIKYACTHGVDTMTFDNLDELLKISLCHAKAKLVLRIAVDPS, encoded by the exons ATGTTTAAGCAGATCGACACGg GATCTTCCTGTGCAACCAACATCACCGACTGGTCAGTTGCCAGCCTTCAGCGTGCCCTCAAAGAGAGGATTATCCCATTCCACCGGACCGACAACAAACACAGGCCTTCCTACTACAGCACATCCTGCTCGCAGCCCGCTGATGATCTCACGACGCAGCACAATACAGAGGCACAGCCAACCGCTCCAGCCTTCGTACAGGGCCAG GAGGGCGGGGAAGGCCAG GGCATTGAAGAGCCATTCTATGTGGCAAATCTGGATAGTATATTTGAAATGAACCTCAGGTGGCGTACCAACTTACCTCGAGTCAGGCCTTTCTATGCAGTGAAGTGCAACAACGATGCAGCGGTTTTGAGGATGATGAGTGCTCTAGACATAGGTTTCGACTGTGCTAGCAAG GGTGAGATCCAGCTGGTGCTGTCCCTCGGAGTGACCCCTGATAAAATCATTTACGCACACACAACCAAACCAGTGTCGCACATCAAATATGCCTGTACGCATGGAGTCGATACGATGACTTTTGATAACTTGGATGAACTCCTAAAAATATCTCTTTGTCATGCCAAAGCCAA ATTGGTACTCCGCATCGCAGTGGATCCAAGTTAA